The proteins below come from a single Miscanthus floridulus cultivar M001 chromosome 1, ASM1932011v1, whole genome shotgun sequence genomic window:
- the LOC136532431 gene encoding WAT1-related protein At3g02690, chloroplastic-like isoform X1, whose protein sequence is MPAAARPASAHLLLLVPLPSPPRLSNPAPTRRLYALAPARRPAAAAVRARRESSPPSAPSPPAAPADSLDCVGTGSDVECFVDAGAEDAASPLLPTCSPAPGASKDDGKSEGDDAAVSASSPGGRELWEWASLVSPFFFWGTAMVAMKGVIPRTGPFFVAALRLLPAGALLVAFAAARGRKQPSGWEAWLAIAAFGLIDAACFQAHNRGHGFLAEGLQKTSAGLGSVIIDSQPLTVAILASLFFGESIGTIGVGGLVLGVVGLLLLEVPALSIEGNDTTIWGSGEWLMFLSAQSMAVGTIMVRWVSKYSDPIMATGWHMIIGGLPLLVISVLNHDPALSGHIQDLTWSDILALGYTSIFGSALSYGVYFYNATRGSLTTLSSLTFLTPMFASVFGYLYLGETFSPVQLGGALLTLVAIYMVNYKSIIGEK, encoded by the exons atgcccgccgccgcgcgccctgCGTCCGCCCACCTCCTCCTACTCGTCCCGCTCCCTTCTCCTCCCCGCCTTTCAAATCCCGCCCCGACCCGCAGACTCTACGCCCTCGCCCCCGCCCGCCGCCCTGCGGCGGCGGCCGTGCGCGCGCGCCGCGAATCCTCTCCTCCCTCCGCGCCCTCCCCTCCCGCCGCCCCGGCCGACTCGCTCGACTGCGTCGGCACTGGCTCGGATGTCGAGTGCTTCGTCGACGCCGGCGCCGAAGACGCCGCTAGTCCCCTTCTTCCCACGTGCTCCCCAGCCCCAGGCGCGTCCAAGGACGATGGGAAGAGCGAGGGCGACGACGCGGCGGTCTCGGCTTCATCCCCTGGGGGGAGGGAGCTCTGGGAGTGGGCATCCCTGGTGTCGCCCTTCTTCTTCTGGGGCACGGCTATGGTGGCCATGAAGGGGGTCATCCCCCGCACGGGTCCCTTCTTCGTCGCCGCGCTGCGCCTGCTCCCCGCGGGCGCGCTGCTCGTCGCCTTCGCCGCCGCGCGCGGCAGGAAGCAGCCCTCCGGCTGGGAGGCCTGGCTCGCCATCGCCGCGTTCGGACTCATCGACGCCGCCTGCTTCCAGGCACATAATCGTGGCCAT GGCTTTCTCGCGGAGGGATTGCAGAAGACGTCGGCTGGGCTCGGGAGC GTCATCATTGACTCTCAGCCATTGACGGTTGCTATCCTTGCGTCACTGTTCTTTGGAGAGTCGATTGGCACGATAGGAGTTGGAGGGCTCGTGCTGGGTGTCGTGGGGCTCTTACTTCTCGAG gtTCCAGCATTGTCAATTGAAGGAAATGACACAACAATCTGGGGAAGTGGGGAATGGTTGATGTTCCTCTCAGCTCAAAGCATGGCAGTTGGAACTATCATGGTCCGCTGGGTGTCAAAGTACTCTGATCCAATTATGGCAACAGGATGG CACATGATTATAGGTGGGCTTCCTTTGCTGGTTATATCTGTTCTTAATCATGATCCTGCTCTGAGTGGCCATATTCAAGATCTTACATGGAGCGACATATTAGCACTTGGCTATACATCTATATTTGGCAGTGCTCTCAGCTACGGTGTATACTTCTACAATGCTACTAGGG GTAGCTTAACCACACTTAGTTCTCTCACTTTCTTGACCCCCATGTTTGCATCCGTTTTCGG GTACCTGTACCTGGGTGAGACCTTCTCACCAGTACAGCTTGGTGGTGCGCTTCTCACACTGGTTGCCATCTACATGGTCAACTACAAAAGCATTATAGGTGAGAAATAA
- the LOC136532431 gene encoding WAT1-related protein At3g02690, chloroplastic-like isoform X2 translates to MPAAARPASAHLLLLVPLPSPPRLSNPAPTRRLYALAPARRPAAAAVRARRESSPPSAPSPPAAPADSLDCVGTGSDVECFVDAGAEDAASPLLPTCSPAPGASKDDGKSEGDDAAVSASSPGGRELWEWASLVSPFFFWGTAMVAMKGVIPRTGPFFVAALRLLPAGALLVAFAAARGRKQPSGWEAWLAIAAFGLIDAACFQGFLAEGLQKTSAGLGSVIIDSQPLTVAILASLFFGESIGTIGVGGLVLGVVGLLLLEVPALSIEGNDTTIWGSGEWLMFLSAQSMAVGTIMVRWVSKYSDPIMATGWHMIIGGLPLLVISVLNHDPALSGHIQDLTWSDILALGYTSIFGSALSYGVYFYNATRGSLTTLSSLTFLTPMFASVFGYLYLGETFSPVQLGGALLTLVAIYMVNYKSIIGEK, encoded by the exons atgcccgccgccgcgcgccctgCGTCCGCCCACCTCCTCCTACTCGTCCCGCTCCCTTCTCCTCCCCGCCTTTCAAATCCCGCCCCGACCCGCAGACTCTACGCCCTCGCCCCCGCCCGCCGCCCTGCGGCGGCGGCCGTGCGCGCGCGCCGCGAATCCTCTCCTCCCTCCGCGCCCTCCCCTCCCGCCGCCCCGGCCGACTCGCTCGACTGCGTCGGCACTGGCTCGGATGTCGAGTGCTTCGTCGACGCCGGCGCCGAAGACGCCGCTAGTCCCCTTCTTCCCACGTGCTCCCCAGCCCCAGGCGCGTCCAAGGACGATGGGAAGAGCGAGGGCGACGACGCGGCGGTCTCGGCTTCATCCCCTGGGGGGAGGGAGCTCTGGGAGTGGGCATCCCTGGTGTCGCCCTTCTTCTTCTGGGGCACGGCTATGGTGGCCATGAAGGGGGTCATCCCCCGCACGGGTCCCTTCTTCGTCGCCGCGCTGCGCCTGCTCCCCGCGGGCGCGCTGCTCGTCGCCTTCGCCGCCGCGCGCGGCAGGAAGCAGCCCTCCGGCTGGGAGGCCTGGCTCGCCATCGCCGCGTTCGGACTCATCGACGCCGCCTGCTTCCAG GGCTTTCTCGCGGAGGGATTGCAGAAGACGTCGGCTGGGCTCGGGAGC GTCATCATTGACTCTCAGCCATTGACGGTTGCTATCCTTGCGTCACTGTTCTTTGGAGAGTCGATTGGCACGATAGGAGTTGGAGGGCTCGTGCTGGGTGTCGTGGGGCTCTTACTTCTCGAG gtTCCAGCATTGTCAATTGAAGGAAATGACACAACAATCTGGGGAAGTGGGGAATGGTTGATGTTCCTCTCAGCTCAAAGCATGGCAGTTGGAACTATCATGGTCCGCTGGGTGTCAAAGTACTCTGATCCAATTATGGCAACAGGATGG CACATGATTATAGGTGGGCTTCCTTTGCTGGTTATATCTGTTCTTAATCATGATCCTGCTCTGAGTGGCCATATTCAAGATCTTACATGGAGCGACATATTAGCACTTGGCTATACATCTATATTTGGCAGTGCTCTCAGCTACGGTGTATACTTCTACAATGCTACTAGGG GTAGCTTAACCACACTTAGTTCTCTCACTTTCTTGACCCCCATGTTTGCATCCGTTTTCGG GTACCTGTACCTGGGTGAGACCTTCTCACCAGTACAGCTTGGTGGTGCGCTTCTCACACTGGTTGCCATCTACATGGTCAACTACAAAAGCATTATAGGTGAGAAATAA
- the LOC136532583 gene encoding uncharacterized protein yields the protein MGGQWVEGMPPSNLQCFLDCTTPTVETHILPKTNGRLPTDAWHHAEMDSVEYFNLADLWEQYYEWSAYGAGATVQLPGGERVVQYYVPYLSGMQLYTNKALTASRSFGEDNGMDFWSDDEDNEKMSRSWSSTSDESLFNCDVLWSNRKRPGHLYFEFFEVGSPYGRVPLIDKVYELSQGFPGLTSLKSADLSPVSWMSVAWYPIYHIPYQRSVKDLSACFLTYHTISSSFQDHGLETMTNDCCHPVANGKQNGHMDKKSNTVSLPPFGLAAHKIQGSLWTNPITGDHRKMDVLFGAADSWLKQLGVQHHDFNFFITHPM from the exons ATGGGCGGGCAGTGGGTGGAGGGGATGCCGCCGTCCAACCTGCAGTGCTTCTTGGACTGCACCACCCCCACCGTGGAGACGCACATTCTCCCCAAG ACGAATGGACGATTGCCGACCGATGCCTGGCACCACGCTGAGATGGACAGCGTCGAGTACTTCAATCTTGCCGACCTCTGGGAGCAGTACTACGAGTGGAGCGCGTACGGCGCCGGAGCTACGGTGCAGCTCCCAGGAGGGGAGAGAGTGGTTCAGTACTATGTGCCATACCTGTCAGGGATGCAGCTATACACCAACAAGGCCCTGACTGCATCCAG GAGTTTTGGTGAAGATAATGGCATGGATTTCTGGAGTGATGATGAGGACAACGAGAAGATGTCAAGATCCTGGAGTTCGACCTCTGATGAATCATTGTTCAACTGTGATGTGTTATGGTCCAATAGGAAGCGTCCAGGGCACTTGTACTTTGAGTTCTTTGAAGTAGGTTCACCTTATGGAAGGGTCCCACTCATTGACAAG GTTTATGAACTATCCCAGGGCTTTCCTGGATTGACATCACTGAAGAGTGCTGACCTTTCGCCTGTTAGCTGGATGTCAGTTGCCTG GTACCCTATATACCACATTCCTTACCAGCGCAGCGTGAAGGATTTATCTGCATGCTTCCTAACTTACCATACCATTTCGTCCTCGTTTCAAG ATCACGGGCTTGAGACCATGACCAATGATTGTTGCCATCCAGTTGCCAACGGCAAACAAAATGGCCATATGGATAAAAAGAGCAACACTGTATCACTGCCTCCATTTGGCCTCGCAGCACACAAGATACAAGGTTCCCTCTGGACCAACCCCATAACAGGAGATCACAGAAAGATGGACGTCCTCTTCGGTGCAGCGGACTCTTGGTTGAAGCAGCTTGGAGTCCAGCACCatgacttcaacttcttcatcacTCACCCCATGTGA